A single genomic interval of Spinacia oleracea cultivar Varoflay chromosome 6, BTI_SOV_V1, whole genome shotgun sequence harbors:
- the LOC110787329 gene encoding transcription factor MYB102, translating to MGRAPCCDKNGLKKGPWTPEEDQKLIDYIQKHGFGNWRTLPKNAGLQRCGKSCRLRWTNYLRPDIKRGRFSFEEEETIIQLHSILGNKWSAIAARLPGRTDNEIKNYWNTHIRKRLLRMGIDPVTHSPRLDLLDLSSLFNNSSFYHNNTSSQASQMNNMSRLLGFQPLVNVNPELIKLATSLLSNQRQNPNPSLMQDFQGNDFNSSQNNFNPMLQTTQIQTPIQNPLPNCTSMTTTASTTASMTMDATRPCVPYFDEAQLMEPNFEQYPTSISNLEWQSNGLEASFGYYDSHQTFMDPSFSDNSTFQSNISGHSNFLSYAPSVMSTPSSSPTPLNSGSNSTTYVNSGSGTEDEPESYCSGMIKFEMPDFLDVNQFLLAQTN from the exons ATGGGTAGAGCACCTTGTTGTGATAAAAATGGATTGAAGAAAGGTCCTTGGACTCCTGAAGAAGACCAAAAACTTATTGATTACATTCAAAAACATGGTTTTGGTAATTGGAGAACTCTTCCCAAGAATGCTG GACTTCAACGATGCGGGAAGAGCTGCCGTCTACGGTGGACAAACTATCTCCGACCAGACATCAAAAGAGGAAGATTTTCCTTTGAAGAGGAAGAGACCATAATTCAACTCCATAGCATTTTGGGGAACAA ATGGTCGGCTATAGCAGCTCGCTTACCAGGAAGAACTGacaatgaaatcaagaattaTTGGAACACTCACATCAGAAAGAGGCTGCTTCGAATGGGGATCGATCCTGTGACCCACAGTCCTCGCCTCGACCTCTTAGATCTCTCTTCCTTGTTCAACAACTCATCCTTTTACCATAACAACACCTCATCACAAGCTTCTCAGATGAACAACATGTCAAGGTTACTTGGGTTTCAACCTTTGGTAAACGTAAACCCAGAACTCATAAAACTAGCTACCTCACTTCTATCAAATCAACGCCAAAACCCTAATCCTTCCTTAATGCAAGATTTCCAAGGAAATGATTTTAACTCATCGCAAAATAACTTTAACCCAATGTTACAAACTACTCAAATTCAAACCCCAATTCAGAATCCTCTCCCAAATTGCACTTCGATGACGACTACTGCTTCTACTACTGCATCTATGACCATGGATGCTACACGTCCATGTGTGCCGTATTTCGACGAAGCTCAACTAATGGAGCCTAACTTTGAACAATATCCCACGAGTATCTCAAACCTTGAATGGCAAAGTAATGGTTTGGAGGCAAGTTTTGGGTACTATGATTCTCATCAAACTTTTATGGACCCTTCATTTTCTGATAATTCCACCTTTCAATCAAATATCAGTGGACATTCAAACTTCTTGAGCTATGCGCCTTCGGTTATGTCAACGCCATCTTCGAGCCCAACACCGTTGAATTCGGGTTCGAATTCAACGACGTATGTCAATAGCGGAAGTGGGACGGAGGATGAACCAGAAAGCTATTGCAGTGGTATGATTAAGTTTGAAATGCCTGATTTTCTCGATGTTAATCAGTTTTTGTTAGCTCAAACCAACTGA